The Cystobacter fuscus DSM 2262 genome includes a region encoding these proteins:
- a CDS encoding response regulator produces the protein MKILLVEDNEDIREGLTDLLESEGYSVVGTASAEDGLERLRSEMFHLVITDYMLPGENGGWMLEQAEREQRLRDTPAVMITAHPRVKPPQGVTLMHKPLDIDDFLRLVDHCVRPPPRAVGA, from the coding sequence GTGAAGATTCTCCTGGTAGAGGACAACGAGGACATCCGCGAGGGATTGACCGACCTACTGGAGAGCGAGGGCTACTCCGTTGTCGGCACTGCCTCGGCGGAAGACGGGTTGGAGCGTCTTCGCTCCGAGATGTTCCACCTCGTCATCACCGACTACATGCTGCCCGGCGAGAACGGCGGGTGGATGCTGGAACAGGCCGAGCGCGAGCAGCGGCTGCGTGACACACCCGCGGTGATGATCACCGCTCACCCTCGCGTCAAACCGCCCCAGGGCGTCACCCTGATGCACAAGCCCCTGGACATCGACGACTTCCTGCGGCTGGTGGACCACTGCGTGCGCCCGCCTCCGCGCGCCGTCGGCGCCTAG
- a CDS encoding BamA/TamA family outer membrane protein, with protein sequence MPSVWPALIAASLLLADPAVGGEGYEDELVRWGLEQHGWTLEPEPEGKRLESVEVASEDVVAPSDPYPSLLNVFHVRTRDQVIRREVLLTPGEPYSPTLALETARNLRRLGIFAVVRVVPVRGSAPDGVSLLIITKDLWSLRLNQDFQLVGALVQSLRLQATEQNFLGLNKKVALDFQLRRDSLSLGQTYVDPRLGGSRWSLTESAAVILARSGQPEGSRGSVLLSRPLYSLSTPWSFQAQVVWRVQPVRVFRGADVWQLPYPEGGTVPYIYDARELSGSTLYLRSWGTRFKLDAGGGLGVYHRRYGAPADADLDEARRTWLRDTLLPRSEDATYVLAYARVWETRYEVLRDVDTYALSEDFQVGPYVTATARYAPALLASSSSFAEVGVTARYRVRLGDALTSVATAASIRRWLGGEAGGEWANRRWATEVQQVSPKVLGGRFVARALLDVNRDDLNERVLLLGGGNGLRGASPEAYSGKRMALLNLEYRTRPLVLYTVHLGGVLFYDAGTAFDEAPSVVHTVGLGVRLLFPQFNTFPFRLDFGYVLNGERPPVGGRFSFSGGQVTEFRPSFLDSPL encoded by the coding sequence ATGCCGTCCGTCTGGCCCGCCCTGATCGCCGCGTCCCTGCTGCTGGCGGACCCCGCCGTGGGGGGAGAGGGCTACGAGGACGAGCTCGTGCGCTGGGGGTTGGAGCAGCACGGGTGGACGCTGGAGCCGGAGCCCGAGGGCAAGCGCCTGGAGTCCGTGGAGGTGGCGAGCGAGGACGTCGTCGCCCCGAGCGATCCGTATCCGTCCCTGCTCAACGTGTTCCACGTGCGCACGCGCGATCAGGTCATCCGGCGCGAGGTGCTCCTCACGCCGGGCGAGCCGTACTCGCCCACGCTGGCCCTGGAGACGGCGCGCAACCTGCGCCGCCTGGGCATCTTCGCGGTGGTGCGGGTGGTGCCCGTGCGAGGCAGCGCTCCCGACGGTGTGTCCCTGCTCATCATCACCAAGGACTTGTGGTCGCTGCGGCTCAACCAGGACTTCCAACTGGTGGGCGCGCTCGTGCAGTCCCTGCGCCTGCAGGCCACGGAGCAGAACTTCCTCGGGCTCAACAAGAAGGTCGCGCTGGATTTCCAACTGCGCCGCGACTCGCTGAGCCTGGGGCAGACGTACGTGGACCCTCGCCTGGGGGGCAGCCGCTGGTCGCTCACCGAGAGCGCCGCCGTCATCCTCGCGCGCTCGGGCCAGCCCGAGGGCTCCCGGGGCAGCGTGCTCCTGTCGCGGCCCCTGTACTCGTTGAGCACGCCGTGGAGCTTCCAGGCGCAGGTGGTGTGGCGCGTGCAGCCGGTGCGCGTCTTCCGGGGCGCGGACGTGTGGCAGTTGCCCTATCCCGAGGGCGGCACGGTGCCCTACATCTACGATGCCCGCGAGCTGAGCGGCAGCACGCTGTACCTGCGCTCCTGGGGCACGCGCTTCAAGCTGGACGCGGGCGGAGGGCTGGGCGTGTACCACCGGCGCTATGGGGCTCCGGCGGACGCGGACCTGGACGAGGCGCGGCGGACGTGGCTGCGCGACACGCTGCTGCCGCGCAGCGAGGACGCGACGTACGTGCTCGCCTACGCGCGCGTGTGGGAGACGCGCTACGAGGTGCTGCGCGACGTGGACACCTACGCCCTCTCCGAGGACTTCCAGGTGGGCCCCTACGTCACGGCCACGGCGCGCTACGCGCCCGCGCTCCTGGCCTCGTCCAGCAGCTTCGCCGAGGTGGGTGTCACCGCGCGCTACCGCGTGCGCCTGGGGGACGCGCTCACCAGCGTGGCCACCGCCGCCTCCATCCGTCGCTGGCTCGGCGGGGAGGCCGGGGGCGAGTGGGCCAACCGCCGCTGGGCCACGGAGGTGCAGCAGGTGTCGCCCAAGGTGCTCGGGGGACGCTTCGTGGCGCGGGCCCTGCTGGACGTGAACCGCGATGACCTGAACGAGCGCGTGCTGCTGCTCGGGGGGGGCAATGGCCTGCGCGGGGCGTCCCCCGAGGCGTACTCGGGCAAGCGCATGGCGCTGCTCAACCTGGAGTACCGCACGCGGCCGCTCGTGCTCTACACGGTGCACCTGGGCGGCGTGCTCTTCTACGACGCGGGCACGGCGTTCGACGAGGCGCCGAGCGTCGTGCACACGGTGGGGCTGGGCGTGCGGCTGCTCTTCCCCCAGTTCAACACCTTCCCGTTCCGCCTGGACTTCGGCTACGTGCTCAATGGCGAGCGTCCTCCCGTCGGCGGGCGCTTCTCCTTCAGCGGTGGTCAGGTGACGGAGTTCCGCCCCTCGTTCCTGGACTCACCCCTCTAA
- a CDS encoding DUF4166 domain-containing protein, producing MIAAPAVPEVLPPPSLYAQLLGPDWQRLLPRVRQLHSEGIAHGRFHVRRAPGLLAALMGWLLRLPPAGEDVPTRLVVRREGATQFWERAFGGHALVTSQHVWPGGLLAERLGAVACVFRLRVEGRGLRYEQVGAWVCLGAWRLRLPRLLSPRIEAEALDAPEAMRVHVRIGAPLLGPLLSYEGWVCPEETP from the coding sequence ATGATCGCCGCACCCGCCGTCCCAGAGGTACTCCCGCCACCCTCGCTCTACGCCCAACTGCTGGGCCCGGACTGGCAGCGGCTGCTCCCCCGGGTGCGCCAGCTCCACTCCGAGGGCATCGCCCACGGACGATTCCACGTGCGCCGGGCGCCGGGCCTGCTCGCCGCCCTGATGGGATGGCTCCTACGGCTTCCCCCGGCGGGCGAGGACGTGCCCACCCGGCTCGTGGTCCGGCGCGAGGGCGCCACTCAATTCTGGGAGCGCGCCTTCGGTGGCCATGCGCTCGTCACGAGCCAACACGTCTGGCCCGGGGGACTGCTCGCGGAGCGGCTCGGCGCCGTGGCGTGCGTCTTCCGCCTGCGCGTCGAGGGCCGGGGTCTGCGCTACGAGCAGGTAGGCGCCTGGGTGTGCCTCGGGGCCTGGCGCCTGCGGCTGCCCCGCCTGCTCTCGCCCCGCATCGAGGCCGAGGCCCTCGACGCCCCGGAGGCAATGCGCGTGCACGTGCGCATCGGAGCGCCGCTGCTGGGCCCGCTGCTGTCCTACGAAGGTTGGGTATGCCCCGAGGAGACCCCATGA
- a CDS encoding cobalamin-binding protein, with amino-acid sequence MTDRLKALLSSAPRYPERIVCMTEETVETLYRIGAGDRVVGVSGFTVRPPEARKKPRVSSFLDANFERILELKPDLVLGFSDLQADIGRELCKRGVPVVLFNQRSLAEILQTVRVVGALVGLAERAERLAEELEANLARHAEAAERLPRRPRVFFEEWHEPLISGIRWCSELVELVGGEDVCRESRQRQDARGRIFEPAEVARRDPEGVIASWCGRKAKREKIVSRPGWERVTAVVEDQLYEVKSPIILQPGPAALTDGVDELARIVAAIARGEPLPAPSPGELRRVPR; translated from the coding sequence ATGACGGATCGGCTCAAGGCCCTGCTCTCCTCCGCGCCGCGCTACCCCGAGCGCATCGTGTGCATGACGGAGGAGACCGTGGAGACGCTCTACCGCATCGGCGCGGGAGACCGGGTGGTGGGCGTCTCCGGCTTCACCGTGCGCCCCCCCGAGGCGCGCAAGAAGCCGCGCGTCAGCTCCTTCCTGGACGCCAACTTCGAGCGCATCCTCGAGCTGAAGCCGGACCTGGTGCTGGGCTTCTCGGACCTCCAGGCGGACATCGGCCGCGAGCTGTGCAAGCGCGGGGTGCCGGTGGTGCTCTTCAACCAGCGCTCCCTCGCGGAGATCCTCCAGACGGTGCGCGTGGTGGGCGCGCTCGTGGGACTGGCCGAGCGGGCCGAGCGGCTGGCGGAGGAGCTCGAGGCCAACCTCGCGCGCCACGCCGAGGCCGCCGAGCGGCTGCCCCGCAGGCCCCGCGTCTTCTTCGAGGAGTGGCACGAGCCGCTCATCTCCGGCATCCGCTGGTGCTCGGAGCTGGTGGAGCTGGTGGGCGGAGAGGACGTGTGCCGCGAGTCGCGTCAGCGCCAGGACGCCAGGGGCCGCATCTTCGAGCCCGCCGAGGTGGCCCGGAGGGATCCCGAGGGCGTCATCGCGAGCTGGTGTGGCCGCAAGGCGAAGCGCGAGAAGATCGTCTCCCGGCCCGGCTGGGAGCGCGTGACGGCGGTGGTGGAGGATCAACTCTACGAGGTGAAGAGCCCGATCATCCTCCAGCCGGGGCCGGCGGCCCTGACGGATGGGGTGGACGAACTGGCGCGCATCGTGGCGGCGATTGCCCGGGGTGAGCCGCTTCCGGCTCCCAGCCCGGGCGAGCTGCGCCGGGTGCCGCGCTAG
- a CDS encoding serine/threonine protein kinase, with protein MIHGSTQAQSAPTDPGDPLLGRVLNDKFRILEVLGSGGMGRVYKAMQSPLERLVALKVLNPQYSEGKDPGFQKRFFMEAAVTSKLRHPNTVTIIDYGKTDDGVLYIAMEYLEGQTLAHLSAQVGALPWMRVLNIAQQVARSLREAHRVGLIHRDLKPANIMVLNQEDDHDVVKVLDFGLVKSFLPERERPPNAEITQAGVILGSPLYMAPEQARNVSDPRSDVYSLGVVMFQLLVGRPPFHAPQSIDVIFKHLNEAPPTFASVWPMHDVPPEVEALVMRCLSKRPEERFQSMDEVLEGIRRAASAAGFSGAFSSSSPSLLTGNGMSAVPNTGSGSFSGPRTGPLPVPSTSGANTLSLGGSTPATTASPRRTLPLALFAISLLLGLGVVAAVSLRSPGPDPVPATVARAPEPAPAAPEQAAEEDELAPLVPTSDTPARASIQLLLGSVPEGATVTYEGEVVGRTPLELSVPPDAQGHASAHVTFSLEGYQRASAFIGGEGPVVRFNQKLQKQQQKKRSGSRSSAGKDSSGYKDDPY; from the coding sequence ATGATCCACGGTAGCACCCAGGCGCAGAGCGCACCGACCGACCCCGGAGATCCCCTGCTGGGGCGGGTGCTCAACGACAAGTTCCGCATCCTGGAAGTGCTCGGCTCGGGAGGCATGGGCCGGGTGTACAAGGCCATGCAGTCACCGCTCGAGCGCCTGGTGGCGCTCAAGGTGCTCAACCCCCAGTACAGCGAGGGCAAGGATCCCGGCTTCCAGAAGCGCTTCTTCATGGAGGCGGCCGTCACCTCCAAGCTGCGCCACCCCAACACCGTCACCATCATCGACTACGGCAAGACGGACGACGGGGTGCTGTACATCGCCATGGAGTACCTGGAGGGACAGACGCTCGCGCATCTGTCCGCCCAGGTGGGCGCGCTGCCGTGGATGCGCGTGCTCAACATCGCCCAGCAGGTGGCGCGCTCGCTGCGCGAGGCCCATCGCGTCGGCCTCATCCACCGCGACCTCAAGCCCGCCAACATCATGGTCCTCAACCAGGAGGACGATCATGACGTGGTGAAGGTGCTCGACTTCGGCCTGGTGAAGTCCTTCCTGCCCGAGCGCGAGCGCCCACCCAACGCGGAAATCACCCAGGCGGGCGTCATCCTCGGCTCGCCGCTGTACATGGCGCCCGAGCAGGCGCGCAACGTGTCGGATCCGCGCAGCGACGTGTACTCGCTGGGCGTGGTGATGTTCCAACTGCTCGTCGGGCGGCCCCCCTTCCACGCCCCGCAGAGCATCGACGTCATCTTCAAGCACCTCAACGAGGCCCCGCCCACCTTCGCCTCCGTCTGGCCCATGCACGACGTGCCCCCGGAGGTGGAGGCCCTGGTGATGCGCTGCCTGAGCAAGCGCCCCGAGGAGCGCTTCCAGTCCATGGACGAGGTGCTCGAGGGCATCCGCCGCGCCGCCTCGGCCGCGGGCTTCAGCGGCGCCTTCTCCTCCTCCTCTCCGTCCCTGCTCACCGGCAACGGCATGAGCGCCGTGCCCAACACGGGCAGTGGTTCCTTCAGCGGACCGCGCACCGGGCCCCTGCCCGTGCCGAGCACCTCGGGCGCCAACACCCTGTCGCTGGGCGGCTCCACACCCGCGACCACGGCGAGCCCCCGGCGCACCCTTCCCCTCGCCCTCTTCGCCATCTCGCTGCTGCTGGGTCTGGGCGTGGTGGCGGCGGTGAGTCTGCGCTCGCCCGGACCGGACCCGGTCCCCGCCACCGTGGCCCGCGCTCCCGAGCCCGCGCCCGCCGCCCCGGAACAGGCCGCGGAAGAAGATGAGCTCGCACCGCTCGTGCCCACCAGCGACACCCCCGCCCGCGCGTCCATCCAGTTGCTGCTCGGCAGCGTGCCGGAGGGCGCGACGGTGACCTACGAGGGCGAGGTGGTGGGACGCACGCCGCTGGAGCTGTCCGTGCCACCCGATGCCCAGGGCCACGCGAGCGCCCACGTCACGTTCTCTCTCGAGGGCTACCAGCGCGCCTCCGCCTTCATTGGCGGTGAAGGGCCGGTGGTCCGTTTCAACCAGAAGCTGCAGAAGCAACAGCAGAAGAAGAGGAGCGGCTCCCGTTCGTCGGCGGGCAAGGACTCCTCCGGGTACAAGGACGACCCCTACTGA
- a CDS encoding ammonium transporter, whose protein sequence is MPVVGVLASGLAHAQAAEPVANSGDTAWMLVASALVLLMTPGLALFYGGMVRRKNVLATFMYSFFALALVTVQWVLFGYSLAFGKTHGGFIGGFDYLLLNNVSLEPKGSIPHLVFMAFQLKFAIITPALISGAFVERMRFSAYVIFTLLWTTLVYDPVAHWTWAEGGWLFKLGVLDFAGGTVVHWTAGLSALICALYVGKRLGYGRERFIPHDLPMTVMGAGLLWFGWFGFNAGSSLSAGPLAALAFVTTHVAAGAAALSWTTAEWFFRKRPTLLGFVSGLVAGLVAITPAAGFVSPGGSLAIGIIAGVVCYGAVLVKEKLHYDDSLDAWGVHGVGGLLGALLVGVFSQQALNPAGADGLLQGNPALLGKQALAVLAVGAYTAVVTLVLLKLVDKLVGLRVTEEEERMGLDSTQHGEAAYTS, encoded by the coding sequence GTGCCGGTGGTCGGTGTGCTGGCGTCCGGGCTGGCGCATGCCCAGGCGGCCGAGCCCGTGGCCAACTCGGGAGACACGGCGTGGATGCTGGTGGCCTCGGCGCTGGTGCTGCTCATGACGCCCGGGCTCGCGCTCTTCTACGGCGGCATGGTGCGGCGCAAGAACGTGCTGGCCACGTTCATGTACTCGTTCTTCGCCCTGGCGCTGGTGACGGTGCAGTGGGTGCTGTTCGGCTACTCGCTGGCCTTCGGCAAGACGCACGGGGGCTTCATCGGGGGCTTCGACTACCTGCTGCTCAACAACGTGTCGCTGGAGCCCAAGGGCAGCATTCCGCACCTGGTCTTCATGGCCTTCCAGCTCAAGTTCGCCATCATCACCCCGGCGCTCATCTCCGGCGCGTTCGTGGAGCGCATGCGCTTCAGCGCCTACGTCATCTTCACGCTCCTGTGGACCACGCTCGTGTACGACCCGGTGGCGCACTGGACGTGGGCCGAGGGCGGCTGGCTCTTCAAGCTGGGCGTGCTCGACTTCGCGGGCGGCACGGTGGTGCACTGGACGGCGGGCCTGAGCGCGCTCATCTGCGCCCTCTACGTGGGCAAGCGCCTGGGCTACGGGCGCGAGCGCTTCATCCCGCATGACCTGCCCATGACCGTCATGGGCGCGGGGCTGTTGTGGTTCGGCTGGTTCGGCTTCAACGCGGGCAGCTCGCTGTCGGCGGGGCCGTTGGCGGCGCTGGCGTTCGTCACCACGCACGTGGCGGCGGGCGCGGCGGCGCTCTCGTGGACGACGGCCGAGTGGTTCTTCCGCAAGCGCCCCACGCTGCTGGGCTTCGTGTCGGGCCTGGTGGCGGGGCTGGTGGCCATCACCCCGGCGGCGGGCTTCGTGTCGCCGGGCGGCTCGCTCGCCATTGGCATCATCGCGGGCGTGGTGTGCTACGGCGCGGTGCTCGTCAAGGAGAAGCTGCACTACGACGACTCGCTGGATGCGTGGGGCGTGCACGGCGTGGGCGGTCTGCTCGGCGCGCTCCTGGTGGGCGTGTTCTCCCAGCAGGCGCTCAACCCCGCGGGCGCCGACGGGCTCCTCCAGGGCAACCCCGCGCTGCTCGGCAAGCAGGCGCTGGCGGTGCTGGCGGTGGGCGCCTACACGGCGGTGGTGACGCTCGTGCTGCTCAAGCTGGTGGACAAGCTGGTGGGCCTGCGCGTCACCGAGGAGGAGGAGCGCATGGGTCTGGACTCCACGCAGCACGGCGAGGCCGCATACACCTCGTGA